In a genomic window of Methanoregula sp. UBA64:
- a CDS encoding regulator of amino acid metabolism, contains ACT domain protein, translating into MWADIIREFADSPSQSRVVRFLLENGFGVNNEARICCNGIEIPATAVAKAIGSDRRVVDATAKRILERPALRDIFLNMRATPDLSRVAEPLGLAVITVLPRDANEKDIIGAAVSVLSKHSLSIRQIFVTDPQLSEDPKLVIIVQSPLPAEVVSEIRALPQVRQVII; encoded by the coding sequence ATGTGGGCTGATATCATCCGCGAATTTGCCGATTCGCCGTCACAGAGCCGGGTAGTCAGGTTCCTGCTGGAAAACGGCTTCGGGGTAAATAACGAGGCGCGGATCTGCTGCAACGGTATCGAGATCCCCGCGACCGCAGTGGCAAAAGCGATCGGGTCCGACCGCCGCGTCGTGGACGCCACGGCAAAACGCATCCTCGAACGCCCCGCCCTGCGCGACATCTTCCTCAACATGCGGGCAACCCCGGACCTCAGCCGCGTTGCAGAGCCCCTGGGTCTTGCGGTCATCACCGTCCTCCCCCGGGATGCAAACGAGAAGGATATCATCGGGGCCGCGGTCAGCGTACTCTCAAAGCACTCGCTTTCGATCCGCCAGATCTTTGTCACCGACCCCCAGCTCTCGGAAGACCCGAAACTGGTCATCATCGTGCAAAGCCCGCTTCCCGCAGAGGTGGTAAGCGAGATCCGCGCCCTCCCGCAGGTGCGCCAGGTCATCATTTAA
- a CDS encoding HDIG domain-containing metalloprotein, with translation MPEPPGRDACFALLEEAACAKNVIAHCKAVCACAEEYVARCSLADPDLVMQGALLHDIGRSRTHLIGHAQAGADLLREKGFPERLVRIVECHTGAGLTADECTLLGLLPRDCMPQTVEEKIVTHADNLLAGTTRETIDESIAWAIHLNRKTRHRIYRLANEVELLAQ, from the coding sequence GTGCCTGAACCTCCCGGCCGCGACGCCTGTTTTGCGCTGCTCGAAGAGGCAGCGTGCGCAAAGAACGTTATTGCCCACTGTAAGGCGGTCTGTGCCTGCGCAGAAGAATATGTGGCACGGTGCAGCCTTGCAGACCCTGATCTCGTGATGCAGGGTGCGCTCCTCCACGATATCGGGAGGAGCCGGACGCATTTGATCGGGCATGCACAGGCCGGTGCCGATCTCCTGCGGGAGAAGGGTTTTCCCGAGCGGCTCGTGCGGATCGTGGAATGCCATACGGGAGCGGGCCTTACCGCTGATGAATGCACGCTCCTTGGGCTGCTCCCCCGGGACTGCATGCCGCAGACAGTCGAGGAGAAGATCGTTACCCACGCGGATAACCTGCTTGCCGGGACAACCCGGGAAACCATTGACGAGAGCATTGCGTGGGCCATCCACCTTAACCGGAAGACACGGCACCGGATCTACCGGCTCGCAAACGAAGTGGAACTGCTCGCGCAGTAA
- a CDS encoding transcription factor — translation MDPVEDVLNDPAMRAYIHRLIGDEGLDLLEKFPKDGEHSDEDLAASTGINLNSVRHTLYTLYEKRLAEYHRIKNNETGWLTYLWQLRIDRVPDAIREDMETVLDKLERRARFEEENDFYICKNCHDLFTFNLAVGGDFKCPNCEEPLGHFDNDLLVKSLRERIDAIKKSLGRA, via the coding sequence ATGGATCCAGTGGAAGACGTGCTTAACGACCCGGCAATGCGTGCCTATATCCACCGCCTGATCGGTGACGAAGGTCTCGACCTTTTGGAGAAGTTCCCCAAAGACGGCGAGCACAGCGACGAAGACCTTGCGGCAAGCACGGGAATCAACCTCAACTCGGTGCGCCACACGCTCTATACGTTATACGAGAAGCGCCTGGCCGAATACCACCGGATCAAGAACAACGAGACCGGGTGGCTTACCTACCTCTGGCAGCTCCGGATCGACCGGGTTCCCGATGCGATCCGCGAGGACATGGAGACGGTGCTCGACAAGCTCGAACGCCGTGCGCGGTTCGAGGAAGAGAACGACTTTTACATCTGCAAGAACTGCCACGACCTCTTTACCTTTAACCTGGCCGTAGGCGGGGACTTCAAGTGCCCGAACTGCGAGGAGCCGCTGGGCCACTTCGATAACGATCTCCTGGTAAAATCGCTCCGCGAGCGTATCGATGCCATCAAGAAATCGCTCGGCCGTGCCTGA
- a CDS encoding ATP-grasp domain-containing protein: MRGRVLVAGFATRHVAQSAARAGYEVCAVDHFCDQDLFWCTEDRLKFEELEELPEAIDRMCRLHRFDFAVATSGAEEIAFPVRQCGTPRETAARFLDKLETERFFEEIGVPVPRIAEDGAYPVMGKPRKGAGGWRNAILRSAKEEQDWASLYPEIPYIRQEIAEGTPASVCCIADGHAARAIAVNEQILRGSGESAFGFSGSVTPFDHPLAGEMRAIAEKIAAASGCVGTLGIDFVAGSETPSVIEVNPRFQGTVDTVEMAYGCSLFQYHVDACAGRLPDVPAPGEYAARRILFADRDITIGADLKKLAPVVSDIPWPGAFFEEGQALVSIAGTGATRKAALCALDKNISTVRQYMG, translated from the coding sequence GTGAGGGGGAGGGTCCTTGTCGCAGGGTTTGCCACGCGCCATGTGGCACAGTCAGCAGCCCGGGCCGGTTACGAGGTCTGTGCTGTCGACCATTTCTGCGACCAGGACCTGTTCTGGTGTACAGAGGACCGGCTAAAGTTCGAGGAACTCGAAGAACTCCCCGAGGCCATCGACCGTATGTGCCGCCTGCACCGGTTCGATTTTGCGGTTGCAACCTCGGGAGCCGAAGAGATCGCGTTCCCGGTCCGCCAGTGCGGCACGCCCCGGGAGACTGCGGCCCGGTTCCTCGACAAGCTTGAGACGGAACGGTTCTTTGAGGAGATCGGCGTTCCCGTTCCCCGCATTGCAGAGGATGGCGCTTATCCCGTGATGGGAAAACCCCGCAAAGGTGCCGGGGGCTGGAGGAACGCCATCCTCCGTTCCGCCAAAGAGGAGCAGGACTGGGCCTCGCTGTACCCGGAGATCCCCTACATCCGCCAGGAGATCGCAGAAGGTACCCCCGCGAGTGTCTGCTGCATTGCCGACGGCCATGCCGCACGGGCCATTGCCGTAAACGAGCAGATCCTCCGGGGAAGCGGCGAGTCGGCGTTCGGGTTCTCGGGTTCGGTCACTCCCTTCGACCACCCGCTGGCCGGGGAGATGCGGGCGATCGCGGAGAAGATCGCGGCAGCGAGCGGGTGCGTGGGAACGCTCGGGATCGATTTCGTTGCCGGATCCGAAACGCCGTCTGTCATCGAGGTCAACCCCCGGTTCCAGGGAACGGTCGACACCGTGGAGATGGCATACGGGTGCAGCCTCTTCCAGTACCATGTCGATGCCTGTGCAGGAAGGCTTCCGGACGTCCCGGCACCGGGCGAGTACGCGGCACGCAGGATCCTCTTTGCCGACCGGGACATAACGATCGGTGCCGACCTCAAAAAACTCGCGCCGGTTGTCTCCGACATCCCCTGGCCGGGCGCATTCTTTGAAGAAGGGCAGGCCCTGGTGAGCATTGCAGGAACCGGGGCAACCCGGAAAGCAGCGCTCTGCGCGCTGGATAAGAATATTAGCACTGTCCGACAATATATGGGCTGA
- a CDS encoding tRNA (cytidine(56)-2'-O)-methyltransferase, protein MTEKEIAILRIGHRPERDQRVTTHVALTGRALGASGMYLAADDKGVAESVKDVADRWGGTFFCENNVKWRSCIKDWKAAGGKVVHLTMYGINLPDIIGEIRPCEKLLVVVGAEKVPGEMYGLADFNVAVTGQPHSEISSLALFLDHLAEGDEFKREFPGAKIRIVPSKAGKHTEEL, encoded by the coding sequence ATGACAGAAAAAGAGATTGCAATACTTCGGATCGGTCACCGGCCCGAGCGCGACCAGCGGGTGACCACGCACGTGGCGCTCACCGGGCGGGCGCTCGGCGCTTCGGGAATGTACCTTGCTGCGGATGACAAAGGCGTTGCGGAGAGTGTTAAGGATGTTGCCGACCGCTGGGGCGGGACATTCTTCTGCGAGAACAACGTGAAGTGGCGTTCCTGTATCAAGGACTGGAAAGCAGCCGGGGGAAAGGTCGTCCACCTTACGATGTACGGGATTAACCTGCCCGACATTATCGGCGAGATCCGGCCGTGCGAAAAGCTCCTTGTCGTGGTCGGGGCAGAGAAAGTGCCAGGCGAGATGTACGGCCTTGCGGACTTTAACGTGGCAGTGACCGGCCAGCCCCACTCTGAGATCTCAAGTCTCGCGCTCTTTTTGGACCACCTTGCGGAAGGTGATGAGTTCAAGCGGGAATTCCCCGGGGCAAAGATCCGCATCGTCCCCTCAAAGGCCGGCAAGCATACGGAGGAGTTGTGA
- a CDS encoding MarR family transcriptional regulator — MKDEDADWLIYHLLPQDKPITPEEIQKKCGLDAAVVDASLARLERYLLIVRQKGTVRVLSIGEALVACQTKYDPSLPYTIENGVIRARKQP, encoded by the coding sequence GTGAAAGATGAGGACGCCGACTGGCTGATCTACCACCTTCTTCCGCAGGACAAACCGATCACCCCTGAGGAGATCCAAAAAAAGTGCGGGCTGGACGCAGCAGTTGTCGATGCATCGCTTGCCCGGCTCGAACGCTACCTCCTTATCGTACGCCAGAAAGGAACGGTCCGGGTCCTCTCGATTGGGGAAGCACTTGTCGCCTGCCAGACAAAGTACGACCCGTCCCTTCCTTACACGATAGAAAACGGCGTTATCAGGGCACGGAAACAGCCATGA